One Arachis hypogaea cultivar Tifrunner chromosome 18, arahy.Tifrunner.gnm2.J5K5, whole genome shotgun sequence genomic window, attatttaatctaattaattattataattattaataaactaattatgatttaattatttaaattattaattaaataaaaatttaaatatttaatctaattaattattataattattaatacattaattataatttaattatttatttaattattatttaaattattaatataaattattaattaaataaagatataattatttatttttataataacttgccAAGTGATAAATTATTATTGGTGAAGATGAGTCCCCGTTCAGAGGGACTCTTCCTTCTCAAAAAGTATGcgaaaactcatttcttcatctCTCTAACAGTCAAGGTAGAGAAAATCGAGATTTTACGTGAAATCGAAAAGGTAAATTAAGTACGTAAAACGTAAAATCTTAACAAGATTTAAATCGTAAAATCGTCAGACCTAGTATAAATTTCGTAAAATCGATGAACTCATTTAAAATCGTAATATCGgaagattttaagagttaaatcgagATTCTAGCTACTATGCTAACAGTAAATTTCTGTGTTTGTCAGAAATAGGGCTTCAACTTGTTGCCCATTGGGTTGCTCTTAGAGCTAACAAGAAAAAGAAGGGTAAAGCTTCAATATGTTTGTTTTGTTCTGCTTAAACTTGTATTTTGTAGGTTGTTTCTTTTAGTAGCAATGACCCTAAACTTCTATGAGAATTAGATGGATTATAATTTATAACTCTCTGTCAGTGTTGTTAGAACTGGACCGATCCGTCCGATCGGATCAGAAAATCAACGAACCAGTCACAAGGTCGGTCTAGTTGAGTAATCTGACCGTATAAGAAAAAGAATTGGTATGGCTTAGTTGGACCGTCCGCTTTTGACGGAGAACCGGCGGAATTGAAATCCGGAccgttttttcaaaaaaaaaaaaaaaaagaaagaaaccctACTCAAAAGACCCAAACCCAGGCAGTAACCCTTCTCGAAGCCCCCATCCCCCCTCTTTCTCTCAAATCTCACTCTCACTTAGTGCTCTTCCTCTCACACTCAAAAAAGCCATCCGCTGACCGCGTCGCCGGCTACTTTGCCTCGGCTCTCCGGCTCCTGTGCATCACCTTCACTGCGTCTTCGCCGCTGCCTCTCCGTCTGCATCGCCGTCGTGGTTGGTCTCCCTCTTCTCTGCTCGTTGTCTCGTGTGCGTCTCTCGTCGTCGTCAGTCTCCGCACGGTCGCCGTCTCTCGTCTTGTTGCTGCTGCCTCCGCTATCCAGTCTCTGCTTCGCCGTGCTTGGTCTCCCCTTCTCTGCCTGCGTTCTGCCTTCACATCGCATCATCAGGTaagcattttaatttttttagttattcggTTACTGGATTATAATCTGTTTAACGGATTAATTGATTAACTGATCAGTTGATTCTTGATTGTTGTTGATTATAATTCGTTGATTCTTGGCAGATTATTCAAGTTTTGTTGATACATTGGAATATATGTAGTGTAATATATGTAGGTTTAGCGGctgtttgttgtttttttttttttttgctgatgattggtgtttagggttgatttgtTGCTGTTTTTATATTAGTATGGTGAATTGAGATACTGTTTTTATATTGTTGGTGTTGTTTTTTATATTGTTCTGTGAATTTATATTGTTGGATAGTGGATAGGTTCTGTGAATTTGAGTTACTGCTTTGTTTATATTGTTTTGGATAGTGGATAGGTTCTTGAAATGTATATTGTTATGCTCATGTTTATTTTgttgcataattttttatttttttggttttgtttgcAAGGGTTTAAACTAGGAGTATTCGACACTTCTCAATTCTAAGCTTTTGTTTAAAAGTTCAAACTTTTGAATctttattgcattcttttatcCCTTTTATCTGCAACATACGACTTTGACAAATAATGATTTGGCGGAATTAGTTCATATTCTTTGCAGGAAGGGTTTACGATTATATACTTTTGAAAATTCTAGTCACAATTGTCTTTTATGGGAAGCGATAAAAACAAGTctcaaattagttatttttagaaattgaaACAATTGTTATTAAAATGTTAGTGacaatatgtattttaaattttaattttaagtttttgattattttataatttttatttacaactgagtttatcggttcaaccagtacTCTACTGGTTGAACCAATGACCTAGTAACCCAATAATTTGACCGGTTCGATTAATGTTTCGGTTCTAACAACTATGCTCTTTGTCCTCTTCTTTAAATTAGTGCCACTTGTCAAGTATACAACTGTCACATGTGTCAATCATGGAAAGGCAACACTCGTCAAGCAATAACCATGAAGTTCTCTCCCATCTCCCATCAACAAGAAAGATGTTAAAAGTCAGTTAAGTTAGTTGTTTACTAAGTTGATCAGTGGTGTGAGAACATACTATAATAAGTTAGAAAACACAATCGTGTCACTAAGAATTTCCGTGAGTATATCCTTGCAGCATCTCTGAGGAAATCTCAATTGAAGGACTCAGTCCCAACTAAGAACAGTAATCTTCACTCTCACAACACATTAATCCCCTAATTGTTTCTTCTTTTAAGCAAGTGTAGAAATCAATCAATGTAATTACGAAAAAAGAGTAATGCACAAACAACTAGAAGATGGATCAGACGATGTCGTCGAAGCTGACGAAAGTTGTTCTGAGCAACACCAACAACCCCAAGCTCGCATGGCATCTCTTGAAGCGCATCCTCTCATCCTCCACCTCTTCTTCCTTACCCACCCACGATCTCCTTCGTTCCACACGCGCCACCATGCGTGTCCTCATCTCCGCCAACATGCACCACCAGATTGATGACCTCTGTCAATTCATCCTAGCCACGCAGCCTCCCCACATAGCCCACCCTTCCCTCCTCTCCCTCGTCCGGGCTTTGGCCCATTCCTCATCCCACCTACACCATGCCTTCTCCCACTTCAAGTCCCTCAGGGCCCATTTTccctctcctcctcctccactCTCCCTCTACAACCTCCTCCTCCATGCCTCCCTCAACCAACACCGCTCTGATTTCGCCACGTGGCTATACACCGACATGATCACTGCGGGGGTAAGGCCGCAAACTTACACCTTCAACCTCATGATGCAGTCGCTGTGTGATTCTGGTGCTTTGGACCATGCACGGAACCTGTTCGATAAAATGTCTTACAAAGGGTGCTACCCAAATGAGTTCACTCTTGGCATTTTAGTTCGTGGGTTTTGTAGGGCCGGTCTCACGAGCCAAGCATTGGATATACTTGACAACTCATCAGGTCTTGTTGCCAATAGGGTTGTGTACAATACTCTCATTTCAAGCTTCTGTAAGGAGGATTTGACCGGTGAAGCTGAGAAGTTGGTTGAGAGAATGAGGGAACAGGGTATGTTACCAGATGTTGTCACCTTTAATTCTAGGATTTCGGCACTTTGTAGGGTCGGGAAGGTTTTAGAGGCGTCAAGGATTTTCAGGGATATGCAGTTGGATCAGGAGTTGGGACTTCCTAAACCTAATAGAGTTACTTATAACTTGATGCTAAAAGGGTTCTGCAAGATAGGGATGTTGGTGGAAGCAAAGGCTTTGGTCGACTCCATGAAAAAGGATGGCAATTTCACCACTTTGGAAAGTTATAATATATGGTTGTTGGGGTTGCTTAGGAATGGGAAACTGTTGGAGGCTCAGTTGGTTCTTGATGAAATGGTAACGGAAGGCATTGAGCCGAATTCTTACTCCTATAACATTATGATGGATGGGCTATGTAGGAAACATATGCTGTTGGATGCCAGAAggttaatggatttgatgataaGCAATGGTGTTTATCCAGACACAGTTACTTATAGTACTCTCCTCCATGGATATTGTAGCAAAGGAAAGGTATTTGAAGCAAAGGGTATTCTTCATGAAATGATAAGGAATGGTTGTTATCCAAATACTTATACCTGTAACACATTGCTGCATAGCCTGTGGAAAGAGGGAAGAACACTAGAAGCAGAGGAAATGCTGCAAATGATGAACGAGAAATGCTATCAGTTAGATACTGTGACCTGCAATATCATAATCAATGGTCTCTGTAGAAATGGAAAATTGGAGGAAGCAATTCAAATGCTAGGTGAGATGTGGACTGATGGACCAACATCCCTCAGTAAGGGAAACTCATTTGCTGGCCTAGCTAATTCAATCAACAATGTGTCGAAGTGCACACCTGATGTAGTCACATATACAATCATAGTTAATGCACTTTGCAAGGTTGGTAGGGTAGAAGAAGCAAAAAAGAAATTTATTGAGATGATGGCAAAAAACTTGCGCCCTGATTCTGCAATATATGATACATTCATATCAAGTTTTTGTAAGCAAGGAAAGATATCATCAGCATTCCGTGTCTTGAAGGATATGGAGAGAAATGGATGCAGCAGGACTCTTCAAACTTATAATTCGTTGATCCTGGGTCTAGGAGGTAAAAGGCAAATATTTGAAATATATGGATTGATGGATgaaatgagagaaaaagggataTCTCCAGATATTTACACTTACAATAACATAATCACTGCGCTTTGTGAAGGAGGAAAAACAAATGATGCTACTTCTCTTTTGCATGAAATGTTGGATAAGGGCATATCTCCCAAAGTATCTACCTTCAAGATATTGATTAAAGCCTTTTGCAAGTCCAGTGATTTTAAACTAGCATTTGAGCTATTTGAGGTAGCTTTGAGTATATGTGGCCACAAAGAAGTATTGTACAGTTTAATATGCAATGAGTTTCTTGCTGGAGGACAACTCTCTGAAGCAAAGGATCTATTTGAAGCTTCATTGGATAGATTTTTCGCATTGAAGGATTTCATGTATAAAGATTTAATTGATAAACTTTGCCAAAGTGAAAGATTAGATGATGCTGATTACCTTCTCCAAAAATTAATTGACAAGGGATATGGATTTGACCATTCATCGTTCATGCCGGTAATTGATGGATTTAGTAAAAGTGGAAACAAACACCGAGCAGATGAATTAGCAAAGAGGATGATGGAGTTTGCTTCAGAAGATAGACCTGCTGACAGAACCTATCAAAATGGCAAGAGGATCTTTCCTAGAAAAGTTGAAAATAATGGTGGAAGTGATTGGCAGGATATAATCCACAGGTACGGGTATTTTTTGTGCATTTTTGGGTTCTTTTCCTTGGGAAAATGAAGTTATTTGTTAGTTTTGGCtgtctttgaaaattatttttacttttttttttcgttctttAATCATTCCATAATTTGCATTCTTAATTTCTATATACAATGATTAGTCCTCCATAAATATGATCTGTATATGATTTCTTCTACAGCATTTGGACAATGATACCATTCATTGGTGTTTGGTTGAATGGAGTGCTACTATGTGATAGAATCTGTGTCTTCATTTCCATTATCTCATTTATTAGACGGTTTCCTGGTTGATAAACTTATACAAACAATACATATCATTTTTTTGTACTtggttaatttttgaaaaagttgcaTTATCATGTGTATAAAATGATCTTGTATCAAAATTTGCTGTCATCACAAATATGTTAGTTCTATCAAACTATAAATAAACTTGGGTCCTGCTTTGAACATGGAAATGATTGTCAAATTGACTATAACATATATTCAATGCTCATTGATGATCTGTTATGTATTACTTAACAGGGATGGTGGCAGTGGTATTGCATTGAAAACTCTGAAACGTGTACAGAAAGGCTGGGGCCAAGGTAGTATCTCGAGTTTGCGGCCACCACAGGATGATTTTCTTGATTACTATGATGGTATTGGTTGATTCTTTGTTATTTCTTTGTATATTCACCTTACTTTCAATCCCTGAGCCCTTAGGAGTGGATGATAGGAGAATGAAAAGGTTTGAACTGATTTCGGCCTGGTGAAGCAGGTAGATGAGAGTGGAAGATCTTTTTCTTGGATTACATGGCTCCTGAAACCATATCCTTGATTATTTGATAGTTCATACACTTGGTTCTTACTA contains:
- the LOC112771119 gene encoding pentatricopeptide repeat-containing protein At2g17140; protein product: MDQTMSSKLTKVVLSNTNNPKLAWHLLKRILSSSTSSSLPTHDLLRSTRATMRVLISANMHHQIDDLCQFILATQPPHIAHPSLLSLVRALAHSSSHLHHAFSHFKSLRAHFPSPPPPLSLYNLLLHASLNQHRSDFATWLYTDMITAGVRPQTYTFNLMMQSLCDSGALDHARNLFDKMSYKGCYPNEFTLGILVRGFCRAGLTSQALDILDNSSGLVANRVVYNTLISSFCKEDLTGEAEKLVERMREQGMLPDVVTFNSRISALCRVGKVLEASRIFRDMQLDQELGLPKPNRVTYNLMLKGFCKIGMLVEAKALVDSMKKDGNFTTLESYNIWLLGLLRNGKLLEAQLVLDEMVTEGIEPNSYSYNIMMDGLCRKHMLLDARRLMDLMISNGVYPDTVTYSTLLHGYCSKGKVFEAKGILHEMIRNGCYPNTYTCNTLLHSLWKEGRTLEAEEMLQMMNEKCYQLDTVTCNIIINGLCRNGKLEEAIQMLGEMWTDGPTSLSKGNSFAGLANSINNVSKCTPDVVTYTIIVNALCKVGRVEEAKKKFIEMMAKNLRPDSAIYDTFISSFCKQGKISSAFRVLKDMERNGCSRTLQTYNSLILGLGGKRQIFEIYGLMDEMREKGISPDIYTYNNIITALCEGGKTNDATSLLHEMLDKGISPKVSTFKILIKAFCKSSDFKLAFELFEVALSICGHKEVLYSLICNEFLAGGQLSEAKDLFEASLDRFFALKDFMYKDLIDKLCQSERLDDADYLLQKLIDKGYGFDHSSFMPVIDGFSKSGNKHRADELAKRMMEFASEDRPADRTYQNGKRIFPRKVENNGGSDWQDIIHRDGGSGIALKTLKRVQKGWGQGSISSLRPPQDDFLDYYDGIG